The sequence TGAATCTCTAACTTTAATCTGAAACTCTAACTTTAATCTGTAACTAGACTTTTAATCtgaaactctgactttaatctgaaacTTGACCTTTAATCtgaaactctgactttaatctgaaacTAGACTTTTAATCTGAAACTCTAACTTTAATCTGTAACTCTAACTTTAATCTGTAACTCTAACTTTAATCTGAAACTCTAACTTTAATCTGAATCTCTAACTTTAATCTGTAACTCTAACTTTAATCTGTAACTTCACCTTTATTCTGAAACTCATACCTGAAATGAAAACGTGgtgtcacttcctgtctgtagGAGATTGGAGGGATTAACGACATCCTGAAGAACGTCCTGCTCATCTTCCCTCACTTCTGTCTGGGTCGAGGACTCATCGACATGGTGAAGAACCAGGCCATGGCCGACGCCCTGGAGAGATTTGGTAAGAACACAGTTTCCCATGATGCTCTGCTTCTGAAGGACTCTGAGGTTCAAACGTCAGCTGACtgacttgtgttgttttattttgaaaaggtgAGAACAGGTTCCGCTCCCCTCTGGAGTGGGACATGGTTGGGAAAAACCTGTTTGCCATGGCGGTGGAGGGCGTGgtcttcttcatcatcacccTCCTCATCCAGTACAGGTTCTGCATCAAACCCAGGTACGCGTCCTCCAGGTGTCAAAGACCCAAACGGTTTTTGTACCCGGCTGTAaacctgtttatttctgctgtcacaCTTTAActtggggctctatggggactgactcactgtaggagacacactctagtggtcactggaggaactgcaggttttgggaGGTTGTTACAAACCCTCACCTGTTCATGGAGTCCAGACATTTACCTGAGCCCCAGTCCTCCATCACTAAGCAGCAGGAAACAGAaacccttcacaataaaagtctgtgtgtgttcaggccgGTCAGTAAACTGACGAAGCTGGGTCCCCTGGGCGAGGAGGACGAGGACGTGGCccgagagagacagaggatcGTCCACGGTCTGGGACATGGAGACATCCTGGAGCTCCGACAGCTCACCAAGGTACTACACCTGCTGATACACACCTGATAACCAccaacacacccacctgtctgAAGTCTGACTGACCTGTGCTGCTGAGGGTGAAGGGGGCGGGgccacagtgacatcacaggGAATGACAGGTTATCTGAGCTCATGATTGGATGTCTTTGTTGTGCAGGTGTTTAAGAGAAAGCAGAAACCGGCCGTGGACCGACTGTGTGTGGGGATTCCACCTGGAGAGGTGAGCCTGATCCCCTGATCACCTCATCAGtaatcaataatcaataatgAGCCGATCAGGTTTAACTGTGTCTCTGTGCTCAGTGTTTCGGCCTGCTCGGCGTCAACGGGGCGGGGAAGACCACCACCTTCAAGATGCTGACGGGTGACACGTTGGTGACCAGCGGGGAGGCATTCCTCAACGGGAAGAGGTGAGCTCAGAGGtcgaggtcagaggtcacatgaCGGTCCGCTGACCTCAGGTGTGCGTCCTGCTCCGACCTGTTTGCTGCAGCTGTAAACAGCAGATTAACTGTGAGGATTAAAACTGTGGGTTCAGCTCGGGCGCTCTGAGCTGAGACGTAAACACTGAGGCAGGTCAGGTGAGCAAGAGCAGCGAAAACATTCATCCACCGAGCGGAGCGCAGGTGATGATGACATCACTCTGTGAGGTGTTCAAGTGATGATGACTTCACTCTGTGAGGCGTTCAGGTGATGATGACTTCACTCTGTGAGGTGTTCAGGTGATGATTACTTCACTCTGTGAGGTGTTCAGGTGATTATGACTTCACTCTGTGAGGTGTTCAGGTGATGATGACTTCACTCTGTGAGGTGTTCAGGTGATGATGACTTCACTCTGTGAGGTGTTCAGGTGATGATTACTTCACTCTGTGAGGTGTTCAGGTGATGATTACTTCACTCTGTGAGGTGTTCAGGTGATGATGACTTCACTCTGTGAGGTGTTCAGGTGATGATGACATCACTCTGTGAGGTGTTCAGGTGATGATGACTTCACTCTGTGAGGTGTTCAGGTGATGATGACTTCACTCTGTGAGGCGTTCAGGTGATGATTACTTCACTCTGTGAGGTGTTCAAGTGATGATGAATCAAACATGGGTTGGGATTATAATCTCATACTGTAGattaaataacaacattaatGTCAGTCTGATGGGAGTCGGTGATCAGCTGGTATTGACTGAGCAGGTCACTGAGTGTTTGTTTAATCTgagctcagctgctgctgctctggttTCGTCCTCGTTAAGCTCATTAATCCAAATTAAACACAGAAGAGTGTTTCTTCATCTGTTAACCTCAGATCCACAGCGGgttctcagtctgctgctcagGGACCCTGCAGGGACACTacatacacaacaacaacaacggtCCATGGATTTGCTCCCTGTTcaaactctgtgtgtttgtgtttgtgattgtgtgtgtgtgtgtgtgtgtgtgtgtgtgtgtgtgtgtgtgtgtgtgtgtgtgtgtgtgtgtgtgtgtgtgtgtgtttgcagcatccTGAGAGAGATCGAGGAGGTGCATCAGAACATGGGTTACTGTCCTCAGTTCGACTCCATCAACGAGCTGCTGACAGGTAGAGAACACCTGGAGCTGTACGCCGTGCTCAGAGGGGTCCCCGAGAAGGAAGTGTGTGACGTGAGTCTGagccccaacacacacacacacacacatacgcacatacacacacacacacgcacacacatacatacacacacacttacagttCACGCTGCAGAGATCAGGGAGTTCACTCTGTgcagactgagagaagaaaaaacaaacacagaaagttacagtgatgatgatgatgatgaaggtggtgatgatgatggtgatgatgatgatgatgatgatgatgatgatgatgctgtgattgacaggtggcAGAGTGGGGGATCAGGAAGTTGGGTTTGTTGAAGTATGCTGATAAGAAAGCAGGAAGTTACAGCGGAGGAAACCTGAGGAAGCTCTCTACAGCCATGGCTCTGATCGGAGCTCCACGTGTCGTCTTCCTGGTAAcgaacgcacgcacgcacgcacgcacgcacgcacgcacgcacgcacgcacgcacgcacgcacgcacgcacgcacgcacgcacgcacgcacgcacgcacgcacgcacgcacgcacgcacgcacgcacgcacaaagAGTGAGTTAACAAAGGGTTAATAAAGTTGAACAGAGCggctgtttgtttacagttacacaacaacatcagagctcagccaatcagagagggggggggcggggcctgaTGTGGGGGGGTTGTATAACAGTGGAGGATTAAATGAGCTGCTGCAGTTTATGAAGACAGAAGAAGTAAACAGGTTAGAAGGTTAAACcatagaagaagaaggtgagaaCATTAaaccatagaagaagaagagttgaTAGTCAGAGAGGACGCAGCAGGGATGCACCTCCTCCCGCTCCTCCTCACCTTCAGCCTCTGCTTCCTGCTCCACCTGTGGGCCAACCTCAACCTGGCTGTCCTCCTCGTTACAGGACGAGCCCACCACTGGCATGGACCCCAAAGCTCGCCGCGCCCTCTGGAACTGCATCCACAGCGTCATCAAGGAGGGACGCTCCGTGGTCCTCACCTCACACAGGTAACCCCGTCTTCCCgtctgtcctcctgtctgtcctcctgtctgtcttcccgcttgtcctcctgtctgtcctcctgtctgtcctcccGTCTGTCCTCTCTAAcctgtcctcctgtctgtcctcccgtctgtcctcctgtctttcctcctgtctgtcctcccGTCTGTCCTCTCTAACCTGTCCTCCTGTCtttcctcctgtctgtcctcccGTCTGTCCTCTCTAAcctgtcctcctgtctgtcctcccgtctgtcctcctgtctttcctcctgtctgtcctcccGTCTGTCCTCTCTAACCTGTCCTCCTGTCtttcctcctgtctgtcctcctgtctgtcctctctaacctgtcctcctgtctgtcctctcacctgttcttctgtctgtccttccatccatcctctcacctatcctcctgtctgtcctccggtctgtcctcctgtctgtcctctcacctgttcttctgtctgtccttccatccatcctctcacctatcctcctgtctgtcctccggtctgtcctcctgtctgtcctcctgtctgtcctccggtctgtcctcctgtctgtcctctcacctgttcttctgtctgtcctccccctgtctgtcctcctgtctgtcctcctgtctgtcctcctgtctgtcctcctgtctgtcctcctgtctgtcctcccGCTTGTCCTCCTGTCtttcctcctgtctgtcctcctgtctgCCCTCTCACCTGTTCTTCTGTCTGTCCTTCCGTCCATCCTCTCATCTGTCCCCCACTCTGTCCTAAGGTCTGTCCTCTCAcctgtcctcctgtctgtcctcctgtctgtcctctcaCCTGTCCTACcgtctgtcttcctgtctgtcttcctgtctgtcctcccgtctgtcctcctgtctgtcctcctgtctgtcctcctgtctgtcctcctgtctgtcctcccgtctgtcctcctgtcttcctcctgtctgtcctcctgtctgtcctctcaCCTGTCCTCCTGTCTGCCCTCCCGTCTTTCCTCTCATCTGTCCTCTCCCCTCAGACAGGTAGAGCGACATGTGGTGTGTTTATATCAGTAAATGTGTATAaactttagtgtgtgtgtgtgtgtgtgtgtgtgtgtgtgtgtgtgtgtgtgtgtgtgtgtgtgtgtgtgtgtgtgtgtgtgtgtttgtgtgtgtgtgtgtgtgtgtgtgtgtgtgtgtgtgtgtgtgtgtgtgtgtgtgtgtgtgtgtgtgtgtgtgtgtgtgtgtgtgcgtgtctctctctctctctctctctctcagcatggAGGAGTGTGAGGCTCTGTGTACCAGGATGGCGATCATGGTGAACGGCAGGTTCCGGTGTCTGGGCAGCGTTCAGCACCTGAAGAACAGGTAACTATGTGACgtgttgatgatgtcatcaggtgtTGCTcctgtacctgtacctgtatGTTATAACGGAGCCATCAGCGACCACTAGGGGGCGACAGAGTTTCACAGTAAACAGGAAGTTGACGCTGTGTTCTTCAgttgtgtttaaaggtgtgtttaaaggtgtgtttgtCTCTCAGGTTCGGTGACGGGTACACCATCATCCTGCGGGTGGCGGGGCCCAGCCCCGACCTTCAGCCCGTCATGAAGTTCATTGAGAGCGAGCTGAGCGGCAGCACGCTGAAGGAGAAACACAGGAACATGCTGCAGTACCAGCTGCCCTCCTCGCTCACCTCGCTCACACACATCTTCTCCATCCTCGCCAAGAACAAGGACACGCTCCGCATCGAGGACTACTCCGTCACCCAGACCACTCTGGACCAGGTAAAGAGACAGCATGGAAGAAGGGGGCGTGGCCACTGTGACATCATCCACTGGTTACTGACTTTAGATTGGCTGAGcaccctgcagccaatcagagtccaGTATTCACCCCGTCCATGGTATACTGTTTTATTCAACCTCACGTCTCACtctgaccctgtgtgtgtgtgtgtctgtgtgtgtgtgtgtgtgtgtgtgtgtgtgtttgtgtgtgtgtttcaggtgtttgtgaACTTTGCGAAGGACCAGAGTGACGACTATCACTCCAAAGACGCCTCTGTGAGGAAGAAAGACGTGTCCATCGACATCCCCACGATAAGCTCCACCCCTGGAGCGGCTGAGGGGCGGAGCTCTCTGAGGGAGAGCGTCATGTGACCGTGTTTTCAGACCTGCAGCAGAGCGGATGCCACGCCTCCTCTGCTGTGATGTCatagtgattttttaaaatgtgggcGGAGTCACGTGCTGCCTCATGCCAGTCAATGCAAACTGTTTCCTGTCCTCGGTGTgatgccgccgccgccgccgctgctgcCGCCACCACCGAGCGAGTCCGTTAGAGACACTTGAATAAGTTGTTGTGTTGATTGATCGCTGCCGATCAGCTGATCAGCTCGAACATGAAGAACCAATCAGACAAAGAGTCGactgagaacattttaaaaacgaTTGATTccgtttttaaagtttatttatgtttttgttaaatCTTTGTGACATCACTGCTCCCTGtccaacagccaatcagtgaTCGGTAcattgattttatagtttttataagaaaaggagaaaaaacagattTGTAGAGTTTTACCTCGTCAGCTCCTCACGGCACACGACAGTATTCATCAGACCCGATCACAGCTGATCATCGATTCAATCGATTCATCCATCGATTCATCCATCGATTCATCAACAGATTTAACGATTGATTCATcaagagattgattgattgatcgatcaGCTTTCAGCACTTTAAGTGTTTGCACTGACACCTCCTGGTTTTATCTTCAGTTATTTTATGAAGCTGATGAAATGAGCTGTTTCttgaccttcaaaataaaagacacaaatcTGACAcctgtgtttgtcttcttttaattGAGGATTTTCATGAGTCAGTTAACTCAACTCCTGTATTTAAATCTTTGTCAGAGTGGTGACTCATACTCATAGCAGATCTCTGAGACGTTTGGTTTAGCGGGGCGCCCCCACAAGGAGAGTTTAGGAAGGAGAACATCAACCTCAGAGCTCAGTAGTCAGAACTCAAAGGGTTAAAGATAAACGTCACTGAAGTTCAAAGACTCAAACAGCTTTAAAGAACTCACCTGAGAACCTGACCTCCTtaaagtgatgatgtcatcttctCAGGTGAGTTCTTAAAGTGATGACGTCAGGTTCTCAGGTGAGTTCTTAAAGTGATAACGTCGGGTTCTCAGGTGAGTTCTTAAAGTGATAACGTCAGGTTCTCAGGTGAGTTCTTAAAGTGATAACGTCAGGTTCTCAGGTGAGTTCTTAAAGTGATAACGTCAGGTTCTCAGGTGAGTTCTCAGTGTAGCAGAAAGCTCTGAGTGTGTCTGAACGCAGCTCGATGAACAGAGCTCGTCTCTACatgctgtttaaataaagttgttagTTTGAAGATCAAAATGATGAACAAAGAGGACGCAGGCTGATCTCAGGTCAGTTTATTTTTCACTCACTTTAAAGGAACAATCTGTAAGCTAAATGTAAACAAGAGAAGCCCCGCCCACTGCCACAGGATTTGACGCTGCAGCTGTCACTCACTCTGACTGACAGCTTGACACGTTTAACAGGATGAGAACATTTACTCTCCAtgctgagctgtgattggcttgTCCAGGGGAAGGGGGCGGGGACTGTGAGACTGCAGAGGCCCTCAGGGGGCGAGGATTGTTACCCCGGAGACCCAGGTGTGAGGACAGGAAGTGGAGAGGTGAAGTTActtcagaggagagaaagggagggggaaCATGAGTTTGTTCTCCTGAGAGACGAGGTGGACCACGCTGCTcctgactgagagagagagagagagagagagagagagagagagagagagagagagagagagagagagagggagagagggagagagggagagagggagagaggtgaaACAGGTGAGCTGTGACGTGAACACTCAGAGATCTGAGATAAACGGGTTCAGGTCAtggttttatatattttcacgCAGATCCAGAACATCATGAACGTTAGAACATAACTCATAATGTCGTGTGATGTCACTCTTAAAATCTGATGTGGGCGGAGTCTCACCTGCAGCGACCACACGGGGGTCGGTGTGAGCTTTGTGTCGGAGCTCTGCTCGCTGGTCGGCGCTCTCAAACCACCAGAGGGCGTGAACTACGAGACACAGCACAGTGACATCATCCGTGTAGTTTAGTGTAAAGGTGTAGCTAAGTGTAAAGGTGTAGTTCAGTGTAAAGGTGCAGCTCAGTGTAAAGGTGTAGTTCAGTGTTAAGGTGTAGCTCAGTGTAAAGGTGTAGTTCAGTGTAAAGGTGTAGCTCAGTGTAAAGGTGTAGTTCAGTGTAAAGGTGCAGCTCAGTGTAAAGGTGTAGTTCAGTGTTAAGGTGTAGCTCAGTGTAAAGGTGTAGCTCAGTGTTAAGGTGTAGCTCAGTGTAAAGGTGTAGCTCAGTGTAAAGGTGTAGCTCAGTGTAAAGGTGTAGCTCAGTGTTAAGGTGTAGCTCAGTGTAAAGGTGTAGCTCAGTGTTAAGGTGTAGCTCAGTGTAAAGGTGTAGCTCAGTGTAAAGGTGTAGCTAAGTGTAAAGGTGTAGTAAAGGTGTAGCTCAGTGTAAAGGTGTAGTAAAGGAGTAGTAAAGGTGTAGTAAAGGTGAAGCTCAGTGTAAAGGTGTAGCTCAGTGTAAAGGTGTAGTAAAGGTGTAGTAAAGGTGAAGCTCAGTGTAAAGGTGTAGTAAAGGTGTAGTAAAGGTGTAGTAAAGGTGTAGCTCAGTGTAAAGGTGTAGTAAAGGAGTAGTAAAGGTGTAGTAAAGGTGAAGCTCAGTGTAAAGGTGTAGTAAAGGTGTAGTAAAGGTGTAGTAAAGGTGTAGTAAAGGTGTAGTAAAGGTGAAGCTCAGTGTAAAGGTTTAGTAAAGGAGTAGTAAAGGTGTAGTAAAGGTGAAGCTCAGTGTAAAGGTGTAGTAAAGGAGTAGTAAAGGTGTAGTAAAGGTGTAGCTCAGTGTAAAGGTGTAGTAAAGGTGTAGTAAAGGTGTAGTAAAGGTGTAGCTCAGTGTAAAGGTGTAGTAAAGGAGTAGTAAAGGTGTAGTAAAGGTGAAGCTCAGTGTAAAGGTGTAGCTCAGTGTAAAGATGTAATAAAGGTGTAATAAAGGTGAAGCTCAGTGTAAAGGTGTTGTAAAGGTGTAGTAAAGGAGTAGTAAAGGTGTAGTAAAGGTGAAGCTCAGTGTAAAGGTGTAGCTCAGTGTAAAGGTGTAGTAAAGGTGTAGTAAAGGTGAAGCTCAGTGTAAAGGTGTAGTAAAGGTGTAGTAAAGGTGTAGTAAAGGTGAAGCTCAGTGTAAAGGTTTAGTAAAGGAGTAGTAAAGGTGTAGTAAAGGTGAAGCTCAGTGTAAAGGTGTAGTAAAGGAGTAGTAAAGGTGTAGCTCAGTGTAAAGGTGTAGTAAAGGTGTAGTAAAGGTGTAGCTCAGTGTAAAGGTGTAGTAAAGGAGTAGTAAAGGTGTAGTAAAGGTGAAGCTCAGTGTAAAGGTGTAGCTCAGTGTAAAGATGTAATAAAGATGTAGTAAAGGTGAAGCTCAGTGTAAAGGTGTTGTAAAGGTGTAGTAAAGGTGAAGCTCAGTGTAAAGGTGTAGTAAAGGTGAAGTAAAGGTGAAGCTCAGTGTAAAAGTGTAGCTCAGTGTAAAAGTGTAGCTCAGTGTAAAGGTGTAGTAAAGGAGTAGTAAAGGTGTAGTAAAGGTGTAGTAAAGGTGTAGCTGTGTACCTTTGTTCTGCGGGCCGAACTCGTTATGGAATGCTCCTATCAGCTTGCCGTACCCTGGTGCATCATGGGAGTTGACGGAGGCCTGGAAGCTGTCGCCCCAAACCGCCGGTCCCCCGGGACGCATGGAGAAGGAGACCAACTCGTACACACCTGAAACACACCTGAGGTCAGAGTGATGTCATCAGACGAGGCAGTGTTTACAGAAGGGGGAGGGGCTTACCGCCCTCCTGTGGCGGCTCCTGCAGGCGACTCCAGGGCAGCAGGTAGGTGACCTCGTTCTCCTGAGAACTCAACATCGGGATCGCCTTCGAGATGTAATCCGACACCCAGGACGGATCCTTAGAGAGGGCGGAGCGAACACCTGAACGCTGGGAGTAACTGtctgaaggagggaggagggaaggagaggaggtgaggaggagaggaggtgaggaggaggatgaagaagaggacacagcagaagaagaaaaatgatgaCCTCACCATATTTCCATATATGGAAGACCTTGTTCAGACCGCCGTACTCCACGCTCCAGTAGCCAATCAGCTGTGAGTGGGCGGTGCGCAGGTGAATCTTCTCATTGGTCAGCTGGATGAAGGCGGGGTTCAGGTGAGGGTGGATGCTGTAGGTGCGGAGCTCATAGAAGGTTTTTGATTCCTGCTGGGGACCCGTTGAGAGGCGCACAcaggactgcagagaggagacagaggggggggaggtctcactctgacagaaaaacagagcaccAGAACCTAGACACTGAGACTCTGCTGAAGAGCTCACTCTGAACAAACACTTCACA is a genomic window of Notolabrus celidotus isolate fNotCel1 chromosome 8, fNotCel1.pri, whole genome shotgun sequence containing:
- the nipsnap3a gene encoding protein NipSnap homolog 3A, with product MMKFRSSALRAAAAALTSVTPATQSCVRLSTGPQQESKTFYELRTYSIHPHLNPAFIQLTNEKIHLRTAHSQLIGYWSVEYGGLNKVFHIWKYDSYSQRSGVRSALSKDPSWVSDYISKAIPMLSSQENEVTYLLPWSRLQEPPQEGGVYELVSFSMRPGGPAVWGDSFQASVNSHDAPGYGKLIGAFHNEFGPQNKVHALWWFESADQRAELRHKAHTDPRVVAAVRSSVVHLVSQENKLMFPLPFSPLK